In Streptomyces sp. NBC_01408, one DNA window encodes the following:
- a CDS encoding response regulator transcription factor has translation MLLADDESMIRAGVRSILARSPDMEVVAEASNGYEALELARRHQPDVALLDIQMPQLDGLSAAAQMCRDMPEIGVIMLTTFGEDEFITRALQEGASGFLLKADDPRELLNGVQAVAAGGAYLSPNVAARIITGLRAGGLMANDPPTLRALDHLTERERDVLAHLGRGLSNAEIGRRLHLVEGTVKAHVSAILGKLGVRNRVEAAIAAYEAGIIRRD, from the coding sequence ATACTCCTGGCTGACGACGAATCGATGATCCGTGCCGGGGTCCGCTCCATTCTGGCGAGATCCCCTGACATGGAGGTGGTCGCGGAGGCCTCCAACGGGTACGAAGCCCTGGAGCTGGCGCGCCGCCACCAGCCCGACGTGGCCCTACTGGACATCCAGATGCCGCAGCTGGACGGTCTGTCCGCGGCCGCGCAGATGTGCCGGGACATGCCGGAGATCGGCGTCATCATGCTGACCACGTTCGGGGAGGACGAGTTCATCACGCGGGCCCTTCAGGAAGGGGCCAGCGGCTTCCTGCTGAAGGCGGACGACCCCCGGGAACTGCTGAACGGCGTACAGGCCGTGGCGGCCGGGGGTGCGTACCTGTCGCCGAACGTCGCCGCCCGCATCATCACCGGGCTGCGGGCGGGCGGCCTGATGGCGAACGATCCCCCGACGCTCCGTGCCCTGGACCACCTCACGGAGCGCGAGCGCGACGTGCTGGCCCATCTCGGCAGGGGCCTCTCGAACGCCGAGATCGGCCGCCGGCTGCACCTGGTCGAAGGCACGGTCAAGGCGCACGTGAGCGCGATCCTCGGGAAGCTCGGCGTACGCAACCGGGTGGAAGCGGCCATCGCCGCCTACGAAGCCGGGATCATCCGCCGCGACTAG
- a CDS encoding cytochrome P450 encodes MSIATDLRRNTRIQLRRAGVWTKARRGDLVGKLLLHERLADPYPLYEQMRTQGTVYRSRTGVHAVTSHELCTKVLRDPAFGRRNDEPARVTAPDGQGPAPDSSFLQEEVSDHMRWRRLVAPAFRPRKIVEYRQRTEEVANRLLDAALAKGDFDLVTDYASPLPITVISELLGLTDIDVELFAHYGLVTGKAIDGVRSARQANEFRTAVRELDALFAGLVRKRRAEPGDDLVSELLRPQGEDALPEREIVGTCQLLLTAGFETTTNLVSNAVLRLRENPEQWEKLVADPGLASAAAEESLRYDPPVQYSIRVVRERFEVADETLLPDTVLMLVIGAANRDPEIFSDPGTFDITRPDAGSHLAFLSGAHYCVGAPLARMEAEVALRVLAERVPDLRVTGPVRRRPTAALRGLLHLPVRA; translated from the coding sequence ATGTCGATTGCCACGGACCTGCGCCGCAACACACGAATCCAGCTCAGGCGCGCCGGAGTCTGGACCAAGGCCCGGCGCGGCGACCTCGTCGGCAAGCTGCTGCTGCACGAGCGCCTGGCCGACCCCTACCCGCTCTACGAGCAGATGCGCACCCAGGGCACCGTGTACCGCAGCCGCACCGGAGTGCACGCCGTCACCTCGCACGAACTGTGCACCAAGGTGCTGCGGGACCCGGCGTTCGGGCGGCGCAACGACGAACCCGCACGGGTGACCGCCCCTGACGGCCAGGGCCCGGCACCGGACTCCTCCTTCCTGCAGGAAGAGGTGTCCGACCACATGCGGTGGCGCCGACTGGTCGCGCCCGCCTTCCGGCCGCGCAAGATCGTCGAGTACCGGCAGCGCACCGAGGAGGTGGCCAACCGGCTGCTGGACGCCGCCCTGGCCAAGGGCGACTTCGACCTCGTCACCGACTACGCCTCGCCCCTGCCCATCACCGTGATCAGCGAGTTGCTCGGGCTCACGGACATCGACGTCGAACTCTTCGCCCACTACGGGCTGGTGACGGGCAAGGCCATCGACGGCGTCCGTTCCGCCCGCCAGGCCAACGAGTTCCGTACGGCGGTCCGGGAACTGGACGCGCTGTTCGCGGGACTCGTCCGCAAACGCCGTGCAGAGCCGGGCGACGACCTGGTCAGCGAGCTGCTGCGGCCGCAGGGCGAGGACGCGCTGCCCGAACGGGAGATCGTCGGCACCTGCCAGCTGCTCCTCACCGCAGGGTTCGAGACCACCACCAACCTGGTCTCCAACGCGGTCCTGCGACTGAGGGAGAACCCGGAGCAGTGGGAGAAGCTCGTCGCCGATCCCGGTCTCGCCTCCGCCGCCGCGGAGGAGTCGCTGCGCTACGACCCGCCGGTCCAGTACTCGATCCGCGTCGTGCGGGAGCGGTTCGAGGTGGCGGACGAGACGCTGCTCCCGGACACCGTGCTGATGCTGGTCATCGGCGCCGCCAACCGGGACCCCGAGATCTTCTCCGACCCGGGCACCTTCGACATCACCAGGCCCGATGCGGGCTCGCACCTGGCCTTCCTGAGCGGAGCCCACTACTGCGTGGGTGCCCCGCTGGCGCGCATGGAGGCCGAAGTGGCCCTGCGCGTGCTCGCCGAGCGGGTCCCGGACCTCCGGGTGACCGGCCCGGTCCGGAGGCGGCCCACCGCGGCCCTGCGCGGCCTGCTCCACCTCCCGGTCAGGGCCTGA
- a CDS encoding TauD/TfdA family dioxygenase: protein MTTDLAPHRIPVRTVPPGLSVEAAADWLSDHLDELHATRTERGSVMLRGLPFTTADEFAVLRDRVIGRPADYVEKATPRSAYGRGVFTATDVPARRRIRLHNENSYALSYPGLLVFACLKAPSAGGETFLGDMRAVLELLPEDMVARFREQGWKLVRNYWGHFGLTWQEAFGTEDRAEVERYAAEQRLTTQWHGDRLTTTQYRSALIRHPQTQDVSWFNHVAFWSEWSLEEQVREFLTGECGEDLPFRTFYGDGEPVGRREIEELNSAYERVRMAERWQTGDLMLVDNIRLAHGREPFAGEREVLVAMGDPVARQDCEL, encoded by the coding sequence ATGACCACCGACCTCGCGCCGCACCGGATACCGGTCCGCACCGTGCCGCCGGGCCTGTCCGTCGAAGCCGCCGCCGACTGGCTGTCGGACCACCTCGACGAGCTGCACGCGACGCGCACCGAACGCGGCTCGGTCATGCTCCGCGGCCTGCCGTTCACCACGGCCGACGAGTTCGCGGTGCTGCGGGACCGCGTCATCGGCCGGCCGGCCGACTACGTGGAGAAGGCGACCCCGCGCAGTGCATACGGCCGTGGCGTCTTCACCGCGACCGACGTGCCCGCCCGTCGGCGGATCCGGCTGCACAACGAGAACAGCTACGCGCTCAGCTACCCCGGCCTGCTCGTGTTCGCCTGCCTGAAGGCCCCGTCCGCCGGCGGGGAGACCTTCCTGGGGGACATGCGCGCCGTCCTCGAACTGCTCCCCGAGGACATGGTGGCCCGCTTCCGCGAGCAGGGCTGGAAGCTGGTGCGCAACTACTGGGGCCACTTCGGGCTCACCTGGCAGGAGGCGTTCGGGACCGAGGACCGGGCGGAGGTGGAGCGGTACGCCGCCGAGCAGAGGCTGACGACGCAGTGGCACGGGGACCGCCTCACCACCACCCAGTACCGTTCCGCGCTGATCCGCCACCCGCAGACCCAGGACGTGTCCTGGTTCAACCACGTCGCGTTCTGGAGCGAGTGGAGCCTGGAGGAGCAGGTCCGTGAGTTCCTCACCGGCGAATGCGGCGAGGACCTGCCGTTCCGCACCTTCTACGGCGACGGCGAGCCCGTCGGACGACGGGAGATCGAGGAGCTGAACTCGGCTTACGAGCGGGTGAGGATGGCCGAGCGCTGGCAGACCGGCGACCTCATGCTCGTCGACAACATCCGCCTCGCCCACGGCCGGGAGCCGTTCGCAGGCGAACGAGAGGTGCTGGTCGCCATGGGCGACCCCGTGGCCCGGCAGGACTGCGAGCTGTGA
- a CDS encoding ABC transporter ATP-binding protein translates to MPSTVAVIVVLAWRASRLLTLVVALVQLLAGAAAAFGLIATASVLTQLLAGGPTPDRVMDSLPAVFAVVGSYALRGLLESASTILQGRLRPRIMAAAQDAMDAAVVAVELKAFDDPSFRELVRQGVMRGMPSIDQSIRLLAEVLRSLVSMLAALTATAMLSLWLLPVMLLAAVAEIWTATQVGKLDFVSFLDNAARQLRIGVVQDLIVKREVAAEVRAYRLQEALMAEHRRVASVLADEAVALETRKGLVQLTGRTMTGASVGLAYVLLGYLLYTDVMPLALAGTAMVAMRNANLGLATTMRSVNRIYELSHYLQLYRDLLADAASRRRPASELAAPRNPLRIELKGVEFSYPGSPGTALTGIELTIGRGEVVALVGENGSGKTTLSKVITGLYLPTSGAVLWDGVDIALTTEESVFDQVGLISQEPARWPMTAATNVRIGRLDDEDATGERWRRAVSASGLDDVMESLPDGEETVLSKEFVGGRDLSGGQWQRVGVARGVYRDAAVLVADEPTAALDAKAEALVFEGLRKASALGDGGSRTTILVTHRLVNVRRADRIIVMHQGRIVEQGTHAELMQLDGRYAEMYGLQAEAYAEV, encoded by the coding sequence GTGCCGTCCACCGTTGCGGTCATCGTGGTGCTCGCCTGGCGGGCCTCGCGCCTCCTCACCCTCGTGGTGGCCCTGGTGCAGCTCCTCGCCGGCGCCGCCGCGGCCTTCGGGCTGATCGCCACCGCGAGCGTGCTGACCCAGCTCCTCGCCGGGGGCCCCACGCCCGACCGGGTGATGGACTCGCTTCCCGCGGTGTTCGCCGTGGTCGGCTCCTACGCGCTGCGGGGGCTGCTGGAGAGCGCCTCGACGATCCTCCAGGGCAGGCTCCGCCCCCGGATCATGGCGGCCGCCCAGGACGCGATGGACGCCGCCGTCGTGGCCGTCGAACTGAAGGCGTTCGACGACCCCAGCTTCCGCGAGCTGGTCCGGCAGGGCGTGATGCGCGGCATGCCCTCGATCGACCAGAGCATCCGGCTGCTGGCGGAGGTGCTGAGGTCGCTGGTGTCGATGCTTGCCGCACTCACCGCCACCGCGATGCTCAGCCTGTGGCTGCTCCCCGTGATGCTCCTGGCGGCCGTCGCCGAGATCTGGACGGCCACGCAGGTCGGCAAGCTGGACTTTGTCAGCTTCCTCGACAACGCCGCCCGGCAGCTGCGCATCGGGGTGGTGCAGGACCTCATCGTGAAGCGCGAGGTGGCCGCGGAGGTCCGCGCGTACCGTCTTCAGGAAGCCCTGATGGCGGAGCACCGGCGGGTCGCCTCGGTCCTGGCCGACGAGGCCGTGGCGCTGGAGACCAGGAAGGGCCTCGTTCAGCTGACGGGCCGCACGATGACCGGAGCCAGCGTCGGCCTCGCGTACGTCCTGCTCGGGTACCTGCTGTACACCGACGTCATGCCGCTGGCCCTGGCCGGCACGGCCATGGTGGCGATGCGGAACGCGAACCTCGGGCTGGCGACGACGATGCGTTCGGTCAACCGGATCTACGAGCTGTCCCACTACCTCCAGCTGTACCGGGACCTGCTGGCCGACGCCGCCTCCCGGCGCCGCCCGGCCTCGGAGCTCGCCGCGCCCCGCAATCCGCTCCGGATCGAGCTCAAGGGTGTGGAGTTCAGCTATCCGGGCAGCCCCGGTACGGCCCTGACCGGCATCGAGCTGACGATCGGCAGGGGCGAGGTGGTCGCCCTCGTCGGTGAGAACGGTTCGGGCAAGACCACCCTGAGCAAGGTCATCACCGGCCTCTACCTGCCGACGTCGGGCGCCGTCCTGTGGGACGGGGTGGACATCGCCCTGACCACCGAGGAGTCGGTCTTCGACCAGGTGGGCCTGATCTCCCAGGAGCCGGCCCGCTGGCCGATGACCGCCGCCACCAACGTCCGCATCGGGCGCCTCGACGACGAAGACGCCACCGGCGAACGCTGGCGCCGGGCCGTGTCCGCCTCGGGACTCGACGACGTGATGGAGTCGCTGCCCGACGGTGAGGAGACCGTGCTCTCCAAGGAGTTCGTCGGCGGACGCGACCTCTCCGGTGGTCAGTGGCAGCGCGTCGGCGTCGCCCGAGGGGTCTACCGGGACGCCGCGGTGCTGGTGGCCGACGAACCCACGGCGGCCCTGGACGCCAAGGCGGAGGCCCTCGTCTTCGAGGGGCTGCGCAAGGCGAGCGCTCTGGGCGACGGAGGGTCGAGGACGACCATCCTGGTGACCCACCGGCTCGTGAACGTCCGGCGGGCGGACCGCATCATCGTGATGCACCAGGGCCGGATCGTGGAGCAGGGCACCCACGCCGAACTCATGCAACTGGACGGCCGGTACGCGGAGATGTACGGGCTCCAGGCCGAGGCCTACGCCGAGGTGTGA
- a CDS encoding helix-turn-helix transcriptional regulator → MQSVQFSMDDLAQLKIMPTVGPVAEAVFAADLLRRAGGGPAFARWRDATSLRLRRTTAVQPAPRTVRPPVAQSAGRAGDGGAWLFDLMEQDAEQGEAATAPDSMITRIRQVGIEPYWPKARAHLQIDREYRCRIMAGGGIERMLSNLHSWVGWRPPTLSIASGRDDVIELRGRGLVIVPSLFIDRPRIFTGQPGEQRAPILVYPTLLDQDAAESLWESAGTEDRALAALVGRTRARVLEALSETCNTSELGRRLGISPAAASQHATVLRGAGLITSRRRYNTMLHSLTPLGSALVTMGSPLPRPLAGHGLSAEQGAAASG, encoded by the coding sequence GTGCAGAGTGTGCAGTTTTCGATGGATGATCTAGCGCAACTGAAGATCATGCCGACGGTCGGGCCGGTCGCGGAGGCCGTCTTCGCGGCGGATCTTCTGAGACGTGCAGGCGGTGGCCCGGCTTTTGCCCGGTGGCGGGACGCGACGAGCCTGCGCCTGCGGCGCACCACGGCCGTCCAGCCCGCCCCGCGGACGGTCCGGCCGCCGGTGGCGCAGTCGGCCGGCCGGGCGGGAGACGGCGGAGCCTGGCTGTTCGACCTCATGGAACAAGACGCCGAGCAGGGCGAAGCGGCGACCGCGCCAGACAGCATGATCACGCGAATTCGCCAAGTGGGAATCGAGCCGTATTGGCCGAAGGCGCGAGCGCACCTTCAGATCGATCGCGAGTACCGGTGCCGGATCATGGCCGGCGGGGGCATCGAGCGGATGCTCAGCAACCTCCACAGCTGGGTGGGCTGGCGGCCGCCCACCCTGTCGATCGCATCGGGACGCGACGACGTGATCGAACTGCGGGGCAGGGGACTGGTCATCGTCCCCTCGCTGTTCATCGACAGACCGCGCATCTTCACGGGGCAACCGGGTGAGCAGCGCGCACCGATCCTCGTCTATCCGACGCTCCTGGACCAGGACGCCGCCGAGTCCCTGTGGGAGTCGGCGGGAACGGAGGACCGGGCACTCGCCGCCCTCGTCGGGCGGACCCGGGCCCGGGTGCTGGAGGCACTCTCCGAGACGTGCAACACCAGCGAACTGGGACGCAGGCTCGGGATCTCGCCCGCCGCGGCGAGTCAGCACGCCACGGTGCTCCGCGGCGCCGGGCTCATTACGAGCCGCCGCAGGTACAACACCATGCTCCACTCGCTCACCCCGCTGGGATCGGCGCTGGTGACCATGGGCAGTCCGCTGCCCAGGCCCCTGGCCGGTCACGGCCTGTCAGCAGAGCAGGGCGCGGCGGCCAGCGGCTGA
- a CDS encoding pyridoxal phosphate-dependent aminotransferase: MTDTRLSRRAAGLPPLGLAALLPAARAGGATDLALGIPVGDPPRAAVDAAAAALRSGSNQYADPAGLLDLRLALAAQLTAERGVEVDAERELTVCAGATEGLLVALIATTDPGDEVLIPSPFFENHPGVVELAGAVPRFAPLTGPGWRLTEESLDSAVTPRTRALLLNNPHNPTGRVFDEAEFAALSAVCERHDLTLIIDEVYDRFVYDGRSHLSPLGSHPGLRDRTVVVGSLSKTRRMSGWRLGFCVARPSITAAVRSVHERTTLGTPHPLQLGALALGAVDEAAVDEARTEFQTKRDLVCAGLRAAGFTVHPPEGGWFLLAGTAGLGRRSSALARELVEHAKVLVAPGASFFPDREAGEDWVRIALVRDRSDLAAALGRVAAHLS, from the coding sequence GTGACCGACACCCGTCTCTCCCGCCGGGCGGCGGGCCTGCCCCCGCTCGGTCTCGCCGCCCTCCTGCCCGCCGCGCGCGCCGGAGGCGCCACGGACCTCGCCCTCGGGATCCCGGTCGGGGACCCGCCGCGGGCAGCCGTCGACGCGGCCGCGGCGGCCCTGCGCTCGGGTTCGAACCAGTACGCCGACCCGGCCGGCCTCCTGGACCTGCGGCTGGCGCTGGCCGCGCAGCTCACCGCCGAGCGGGGGGTGGAAGTCGACGCCGAGCGCGAGCTGACCGTTTGCGCGGGCGCCACCGAAGGGCTGCTGGTGGCGCTCATCGCCACCACGGATCCCGGTGACGAGGTGCTGATCCCGTCCCCGTTCTTCGAGAACCACCCCGGGGTGGTAGAACTCGCCGGCGCGGTACCGCGGTTCGCCCCCCTCACCGGGCCCGGATGGCGGCTGACCGAGGAGTCCCTGGACTCCGCGGTGACCCCGCGGACGCGGGCGCTGCTCCTGAACAACCCGCACAATCCCACCGGCCGCGTCTTCGACGAGGCCGAGTTCGCCGCGCTCTCGGCGGTGTGCGAGCGCCACGACCTCACGCTGATCATCGACGAGGTGTACGACCGCTTCGTCTACGACGGGCGTTCCCACCTGTCGCCCCTGGGATCCCACCCAGGGCTGCGCGACCGCACCGTCGTCGTGGGCAGTCTGTCGAAGACCCGCAGGATGAGCGGCTGGCGGCTCGGCTTCTGCGTCGCCCGGCCCTCCATCACCGCGGCCGTCCGCAGCGTCCACGAGCGCACCACGCTGGGCACCCCGCACCCCCTCCAGCTGGGAGCCCTCGCACTCGGCGCGGTCGACGAGGCCGCGGTCGACGAGGCCCGGACCGAGTTCCAGACCAAGCGGGACCTCGTCTGTGCGGGACTGCGGGCCGCCGGGTTCACCGTGCACCCTCCCGAAGGGGGCTGGTTCCTCCTGGCCGGCACCGCCGGCCTCGGCCGCCGGTCCTCCGCCCTGGCCCGCGAGCTCGTCGAGCACGCCAAGGTGCTCGTCGCCCCCGGCGCGTCCTTCTTCCCCGACCGCGAGGCGGGGGAGGACTGGGTGAGGATCGCGCTCGTACGCGACCGCTCGGACCTCGCCGCCGCGCTCGGCCGTGTGGCCGCCCATCTTTCGTGA
- a CDS encoding MbtH family protein codes for MSVNPFEDPDGVFLVLINDEGQYSLWPSFAEVPEGWTVALKETDRQSALDYINENWTDMRPKSLIQAMEAAAQ; via the coding sequence GTGAGCGTGAACCCGTTCGAGGACCCCGATGGCGTCTTCCTCGTCCTGATCAACGATGAGGGTCAGTACTCGCTGTGGCCCTCGTTCGCCGAGGTTCCGGAAGGCTGGACGGTGGCACTCAAGGAGACCGACCGGCAGTCGGCCCTCGACTACATCAACGAGAACTGGACCGACATGCGGCCCAAGAGCCTGATCCAGGCCATGGAAGCCGCCGCCCAGTAG
- a CDS encoding flavin reductase family protein — protein sequence MSASQTTLVSSDEFRFLMSGFPSGVTVLTTTLPDGSPLGMTCSSLCGVSLDPPVLLVCVRNESPTLAAGLECGTFAVNLLDQEAAATAELFGSAAPDRFDRVRWESGPVAGMPHLIDDAHTVADCAVHRSEVVGDHTVLFGAVLNVRSLTSAPPSPLVHGLRRYAGWPPR from the coding sequence GTGAGCGCTTCGCAGACCACTCTGGTATCGAGCGATGAATTCCGGTTCCTGATGTCGGGCTTCCCGTCTGGCGTGACCGTCCTCACCACCACCCTGCCGGACGGGAGCCCGCTCGGCATGACCTGCTCGTCGCTGTGCGGCGTCTCCTTGGACCCGCCGGTGCTGCTGGTGTGCGTCCGCAACGAGAGCCCGACGCTGGCGGCCGGCCTGGAGTGCGGAACCTTCGCGGTCAACCTGCTGGACCAGGAGGCCGCTGCGACGGCGGAGCTGTTCGGCTCCGCCGCCCCCGACAGGTTCGACCGGGTGCGCTGGGAATCCGGGCCGGTGGCGGGCATGCCCCACCTGATCGACGACGCGCACACGGTCGCCGACTGCGCCGTCCACCGGAGCGAGGTCGTCGGTGATCACACCGTCCTGTTCGGTGCCGTGCTGAACGTGCGGTCGCTGACCTCCGCGCCCCCCAGCCCGCTGGTCCACGGGCTGCGCCGGTATGCGGGGTGGCCTCCGCGCTGA
- a CDS encoding ABC transporter permease produces the protein MSTAIRAGSPAPATNPARGGGFAGAVGAEWTKLWSIRTPYVCLLVGLLVTVIFCYYYGAISEINDKPIQPVGNAPVSAVILTQFAVLVLAMTMVTSEYATSSVRTSLMWVPVRHRVQLAKALVGSVVGFVLGIVYSVIGVALAWSPFQGHASFDMSKVTAQVLAVGVYCALVGVMSVGVAFALRTAAATVAVLFFIISALPSMLTGLGGDFLLVLNDYMPQTAGGVFMLGKDNAPYSPMGGLLIVVVWAVASHVVGTYVLRKRDA, from the coding sequence ATGTCGACTGCAATCAGGGCCGGCTCTCCCGCCCCCGCGACGAACCCGGCCCGGGGCGGCGGATTCGCCGGGGCGGTGGGCGCGGAGTGGACCAAGCTGTGGTCCATCCGTACGCCGTACGTCTGCCTGCTGGTGGGCCTGCTGGTGACGGTCATCTTCTGCTACTACTACGGGGCGATCTCCGAGATCAACGACAAGCCGATCCAGCCGGTCGGCAACGCTCCGGTGTCCGCGGTCATCCTCACGCAGTTCGCCGTCCTGGTCCTCGCGATGACCATGGTGACCAGTGAGTACGCGACGAGCAGCGTGCGCACGTCGCTGATGTGGGTGCCGGTGCGCCACCGCGTCCAGCTGGCCAAGGCCCTGGTGGGTTCGGTCGTCGGCTTCGTGCTGGGCATCGTGTACTCCGTGATCGGCGTCGCGCTGGCCTGGTCGCCGTTCCAGGGCCACGCCAGCTTCGACATGTCGAAGGTGACGGCCCAGGTGCTGGCGGTCGGCGTCTACTGCGCCTTGGTCGGGGTCATGTCGGTCGGCGTGGCATTCGCCCTGAGGACGGCGGCCGCGACCGTGGCCGTGCTCTTCTTCATCATCTCCGCGCTGCCCAGCATGCTCACGGGCCTGGGCGGTGACTTCCTGCTGGTCCTCAACGACTACATGCCGCAGACCGCCGGCGGCGTCTTCATGCTGGGCAAGGACAACGCGCCGTACTCGCCGATGGGGGGACTGCTGATCGTGGTGGTCTGGGCCGTTGCGTCCCATGTCGTCGGTACGTACGTGCTGCGCAAGCGGGACGCCTGA
- a CDS encoding ABC transporter ATP-binding protein, which yields MITLRGLTKRYGETVAVDGLTFDIKEGQVTGFLGPNGAGKSTTMRMILGLDHPSEGEALIDGKPYSSFRHPIREVGTLLDAKALHPARSARSHLVAQARSNGIPLRRVDEVLETVGLTKVARRRAGAFSLGMYQRLGVAGALLGDPKVLIFDEPVNGLDPDGVRWVRELVRSQAAAGRTVFLSSHLMSEMQLTADQLVIIGKGKLLADTPMADLLANSSLSSVRLRSPNPDDLRMLVDHLLSYGEVQVESPNADELVIKGRSVEEVGDLAHRLGVRVHELCTVSASLEQAYMELTAQSVEYGTGGTVFDSEDAKPKEKAGA from the coding sequence GTGATCACCCTCCGAGGACTTACGAAGAGGTACGGCGAAACCGTCGCCGTGGACGGCCTGACCTTTGACATCAAGGAAGGCCAGGTGACCGGCTTCCTGGGGCCGAACGGCGCGGGGAAGTCCACCACGATGCGGATGATCCTCGGTCTGGACCACCCGAGCGAGGGCGAGGCGCTGATCGACGGCAAGCCGTACTCCTCGTTCCGCCACCCCATCCGCGAGGTCGGCACCCTGCTGGACGCCAAGGCCCTGCACCCCGCACGCTCGGCCCGCAGCCACCTGGTGGCGCAGGCCCGCAGCAACGGCATCCCGCTGCGCCGGGTGGACGAGGTGCTGGAGACGGTCGGCCTGACGAAGGTCGCCAGGCGGCGCGCCGGCGCGTTCTCGCTCGGCATGTACCAGCGGCTCGGTGTCGCGGGGGCTCTGCTCGGCGATCCCAAGGTGCTCATCTTCGACGAGCCGGTCAACGGCCTCGACCCGGACGGCGTGCGCTGGGTGCGCGAGCTCGTGCGGTCGCAGGCGGCGGCGGGCCGTACGGTCTTCCTCTCCAGCCACCTGATGAGCGAGATGCAGCTGACCGCGGACCAGCTGGTCATCATCGGCAAGGGCAAGCTGCTCGCCGACACGCCGATGGCCGACCTGCTCGCCAACAGCTCCCTGTCCTCGGTGCGCCTGCGCTCTCCGAACCCGGACGACCTGCGCATGCTCGTGGACCACCTGCTGTCGTACGGCGAGGTGCAGGTGGAGTCCCCGAACGCCGACGAGCTCGTCATCAAGGGCCGGAGCGTCGAGGAGGTCGGCGACCTCGCCCACCGGCTCGGCGTACGGGTGCACGAACTGTGCACCGTCTCCGCCTCGCTGGAGCAGGCGTACATGGAACTGACGGCGCAGAGCGTGGAGTACGGGACGGGCGGCACCGTCTTCGACTCCGAGGATGCCAAGCCCAAAGAGAAGGCCGGAGCGTGA